In Columba livia isolate bColLiv1 breed racing homer chromosome 20, bColLiv1.pat.W.v2, whole genome shotgun sequence, a genomic segment contains:
- the TLCD1 gene encoding TLC domain-containing protein 1 — MGPGWRAASAALVGGSVAIFAALRRAALALPQPAAVRSRPGRAWRWWNLLVSFAHSVLAGLWALFSLWHSPELLSNIEDGYSVSGHLLVCFSSGYFIHDSLDIIFSHQSRSSWEYLVHHAMAISAFVSLIITGRFMVAAVLLLLVEVSNIFLTFRMLLKMSNVPSPALYKANKYVNLVMYFIFRLAPQVYLTWYFIRYVEIQGQGAFLAANLLLLDAMILMYFSRLLRSDFCPSLHKGSAGRDVDGEKFLID; from the exons ATGGGCCCGGGCTGGCGGGCGGCTTCGGCGGCGCTGGTGGGCGGCAGCGTGGCGATCTTCGCAGCGCTGCGGCGGGCGGCACTGGCCCTGCCCCAGCCCGCCGCCGTGCGGAGCCGCCCCGGCCGCGCCTGGCGCTGGTGGAACCTCCTGGTCTCTTTCGCACACTCCGTGTTGGCAGGGCTATGGGCCCTCTTCAG CCTCTGGCACTCCCCGGAGCTGCTCTCCAACATCGAGGACGGCTACAGCGTCTCAGGGCACCTGCTGGTCTGCTTCTCCTCAG gCTACTTCATCCACGACAGCCTTGACATCATCTTCAGCCACCAGTCCCGCTCATCTTGGGAGTACCTGGTGCACCATGCCATG GCCATCTCTGCCTTCGTCTCGCTCATCATCACAGGCCGTTTCATGGTGGcggcggtgctgctgctgctggtggaggTGAGCAACATCTTTCTCACCTTCCGCATGCTGCTGAAGATGAGCAACGTGCCTTCCCCGGCGCTCTACAAGGCCAACAAGTACGTCAACCTGGTGATGTACTTCATCTTCCGCCTGGCGCCCCAGGTTTACCTCACCTGGTACTTCATCCGCTACGTGGAGATCCAGGGCCAGGGTGCCTTCCTCGCTGCCAACCTCCTGCTGCTCGATGCCATGATTCTCATGTACTTCTCTCGCCTCCTCCGCTCTGATTTTTGCCCCTCCCTACACAAGGGCTCTGCGGGGAGAGATGTGGATGGTGAGAAGTTTCTGATAGACTGA